In Gadus morhua chromosome 2, gadMor3.0, whole genome shotgun sequence, the DNA window ttcttgtggcgcattcgggcccgcgtcattaaggcgcgtcctcaactagagggtttgttttgattccacggcagacagtagcgagtagcgaccgtagcgactgacgatggcagaccaaagtggtccacggcgtactgaaactgcaccattcagtccgattaggggactcatctcggactcagactcacagagttaccctcctctggagcctcaggaagacctccagactgttggccaccaactgcaccattcagtccgacaaggggacccgattcggcctcagaagccaagtggtcccgctcccctggatgattctcaggacctccagaccgttggcaaccaaccgcaccactcagtccgattaggggacccgtttcggactcagacgcgaagttgtcccgctactctggagctccgggaagacctgaccgttggcacccaaccgcaccactcagtccgattacgggacccattttggactcagacgcgacgttgtcccgctactctggagctacaggaagacctccagaccgttggcacccaaccgcaccactcagtccgattacgggacccatttcggactcagacgcgacgttgtcccgctactctggagctacaggaagacctccagcccgttggcacccaaccgcaccactcagtccgattacgggacccatttcggactcagacgcgacgttgtcccgctactctggagctacaggaagacctccagaccgttggcacccaaccgcaccattcagtccgattaggggacccatttcggcctcagacgctacgttgtcccgctactctgtttgtaatgctcatacacctttcttatactcagtgggaccactgtccttcaacatggggcctcaaaacggtatcacacgaagcccataaaaattacagtgagccacctgctaaatttcttgtttactagacccctggtagatattatgacccctgggagtctaaacataacccatgggagtctaaacataacccatgggagtctagaacttttgtactgtagcgaccctgggacagttaaatagtttgtgtgttatgtgttacattatatttcgttgtccgctatgccagttgttctatgtgcatgtattgtaatgttcttcttgtcaatcagcgtgggggcgaatcattaggtcagctgggggagggccttggaagaacaggagggtgggggcctgcacgcgagtgagaccgtgttgggggttgccggggtaaccggggtttgttttgtgtcggttttctgccgttggttacaatgttacgggtttcagtgacctggttttggttcattaaaactaccttcaactactaatgactcgacatcattatgtcaccggcgaggtcgttacagtactaaataacgcttagggggtggggcattggaggaaggcgggatgatttgaatgtgctgtaattctcaaatgcaacaaaggtcaGAGTCCCTTTAACATGTAATGTTtcgcacaaaagaaaaaaaaatgtcaaaacgaaacatttaggtgtttgttttattatagtttGTCAACTTGCGCCTCTGAATTTTACAGAAGATTCACCAAACGTTTGCTTTATTACGCACCGTTTCAAATTACAGCCGGTCTCTGTCATATGTGTTCCGTGGTATCATTGGAAAGCACTAGATCTGCTGCACAACATCAAACtgatatctgattggctggactcgATTTCCGACCGGACGATTGGTTCGAATGTATCACGTGGTATGCTCTCAAGCTTGGTTGGCTTTTGCCATAAGAATCTTTAAAGGCCGTTTTCTCAAAATGagtgtttttccatttttaggTGCACATTTCTCAGCCTATGTAGAACCTAGGTACACCACACTTCCCAGTTTCACACATAGCATTGTTATGAAGACATCTACACATGgatttatttataaattgttCCTGGCCAGATTTATGGGTCATTTTACCTGGAAATCATGGCGAAAATAGGGTTTTTAAGGCCATGGATAGTATATTTTGATTTCCCAGGTCATAAAAGCAGATATCCTAAAATCCATGTGAGGATTTTTTGTCATTtgatatataaacaaaataaaaaaagaattttgGTCCTGGCTTTATCACAGCTTAAGATTCATGCACCGGAAATATATGCAAAAACGTGCATATTTAATGAGATTCCGCCTAATTAGCATAATTAAATATGCAAAATTCAAAAActtgtaatacattttttttcttataatGATGTATGTAATCAACTGGTAAAGTTTCATGGTGATCCCTTGTATTTAAAAATTTTACCCTATTCACCTGCCATGTCTGGCCTTAAGTAATTGTATGACTAGGGATCATTTACAAGGGGGTATATTTTTTAGGGTAATGTGTGAGAGTCCGTATTTTTTGCTGAGCTAATTCTTCTATTTGTGTATTCAAGATCAGGTTGTTCGTCAAGAAACTCCTGTCCAAATTCCTGAAGCCAGGAGCTTTTAGAGGTGTCAATGTGGACACAGTGGACCTCAGGGATGAGGAGAGCCAATTGCCAGGTAAATATTAGGAGTGACAAAAACAATGGTTTTATATAATGTTTGCATTGTCTGCAGGTCTTCTGTTACTCTAAGCACTAAATTATCCATACATACCTTTTTAGATTCTCAGCTTGGTGTGGGCTTCACAACGAGGACAACGTTAAACCGCCTTGTGGAAGCAGGTGATGTCTCCATGGACTCAGCTAAAAACTTCCATCTCGCAGCCAGGAGCTTTTTTGTGAAGGCAGTCGAGTACGCCACAGCTAAGCTCCCTTTACATGACCCTGTGCTGGAGCATTCAAGGTTCGTGGACTTCAGACAAAAAATGGATACCACCTTGGATGATGTGCTTTACTTTGTTCATAGGTATGTATGCAGCCATCTGGGCTGTAGAGTGATATTGGTTCATTCTGTTTCTGTTGCAAAGACCCTTTTCTCAAACCAGTATATCTCTGTTTAGATTCAACCATCACCTGCCCTACAACCAACCAAGGGAGCAGGACCAGCGGAATGATGAGTTCCTAGAGTTTCaaatgatggaggaggaagatatACCTGCATCCATCTGGGGGGAGGCGGTCATCAGGACAAATGAGGTTGGGGAGTACCACAGGATGGCCCACCTATGGGTATATCTTGGAAATCTTAAGAATCGGGCAAGTGGcacttttaaattccccaaatTATTCAAGGTGGCCCAGGTTGTGTTGAGCATGCCTCATTCAAATGTGGATGCTGAGCGAACATTTTCACTGATTGGCCTAAACAAGGCTGACACCAGAAACAGACTGTCCCTTGAAGGCACCCTGTCGTCAATCATGACCATGAAAATGAGCAGCCTTGAACCCTGCTTCAGATACGAACCTCCTGCAGAGGTTGTGAAGCAGGCCAAAACTGCCACTGTGGCATTGGAATTTTTATGTATTTCTATTTATAGTTATGAAACAGGTCTGAAGTATTCAGGTTGAAAAATGTTAGAATGCAAATGGTTCCAATTGCATCTAAGAGCAAAAATGGTAGTAAGTTTACACTTAATTTGTGTTTCTATTATGAGGGGATCCTTGGAAGACTTTCTCTCCTGTAAGGGGTTCCTGGCCCAAAATAGGTTGAGAACCCCTGGGCTAGACTGGCTGCATACGGAGTACACAGATTCCCTGCATTATGTAAATACTAGTGGCGGGCGATGGGTCAACCATCTAACACAGCCCTGAACATAGGGGAGGTTATGATGTAAGGAGTTAACTGGTAGTCCCTTTTACATCaagctctctatctctttccatCTTGATCTATGATCTGGGGCACACCAGCCAACAATTGGACGAATTTGAGCCGCCCTATAATAATCTATCAGACAAATCTCCTTCGGTAATTGTAAGGTTTTATATCTTACCCATGTTTCTTTCCCCGGCAAAGAAATCTAGAGATAACTTCTGATGTTGTGATGTAGTTTACATGGGATGGAGAAGGTGCACCTGTCCCGTGGGCGTGTCTCCCACCTGTGTTGCGCTGTGGCAGTAGAATGACAATCaaaagggaggagagaaaggttTTAAAAGGCTCAACTGAATTGAGGACTTGAAACTGTTGGGATGGCTGGACTCAAGGCGCTATGGGTGGCGGTGCTACTACTGGTGGTGCATGGTAAgtacccctctccttcctcctggggCATCTGGGTTATACACTAGGCCACGGATAGGATTGTTTGGCCTCAGAtcacactggtgtgtgtgtgtgtgtgtgtgtgtgtgtgtgtgtgtgtgtgtgtgtgtgtgtgtgtgtgtgtgtgtgtgtgtgtgtgtgtgtgtgtgtgtgtgtgtgtgtgtgtgtactctgaaGTGGGAGCCAAGCTTTTTATTGTAAGCATTGTTTTAACTTATATCTGGTTTTCATTAACTGGCTTACCCCTGGGATTTGGGTTGTATTCATTCAATTCTTTATCATTAAGATTGCAAAATGGTACTGAACTGAACTAAACCTTCAAACAAGAAACAAGACCGGCCAAAGCAGTCTATCAGATGTTTTGTgtcatcttttcttttttgcttTTTACTGACTTTATTTTACAGAACATAAACAAAGGTGGTACATATCTCCACAAGACATCAAAACAGACAAAACATTTTGGAGAGGATACATTTCTAATCCAAagcacaatacagatataaGTACATGGCCACTCTTCTACATGCTTACTGACTGTATATTTACTTTAACAATAAATACATATCACCCACAGATTTCTATCTTAGGTGTAACCATAAAAAAACCCTGCTCTTTGACAGGAAAAAGATATTAAACTGAGAGATACTTCGGTCATTAGTGCTATATAAAGTCGGACCGTAAAGTTGACCCGTATGAAAGCCATTTTGACCAATTTTCCCCGAAAATATTTGTCTGACTTCTTAATTTAAATGTGATCCTCTCCATTTTAGATATATCGTAGATCAAATCTTTCTTATGCCATTTCCTGGTGACAGCCTTTTTGCTTGCCACCAACAAAACCCTCAGTAGGTATTTATCACATTTTGCTAAGCAAAGATCTTAGGACAATTCTCCAAAATGGAGCCACAGAGGGAGAATTCTAGAAAATGTGAAAGTGATTGGCCAATGCCTGTCCACAGGACCTCCAGCACATGGTCTAATAAGAATATGTATTCTTTCGAATACAAAAAAAACCGAGTCACATTTTTCTAGCTAAATTCTCTCCAGGAGGTGAGCTTGGTGTTACAGATTGGTGTCTACAGATGCTTTCCCATTTTCCAGTGTAATTGTGAAACCTCCCTCTGCTTCCCACCTTATTTTAATATGGTATTTTTTCAGATCTTTTCATCACTTTTCGGTAGGGAGCATCTTTATAGGCCCTACTGTAAATTTAAATTATCTCTTCTTCAAatatcatttattttccttcagGTGATGGAAGCTTAAGCTTAAGACTTGGTCTAAAAGTGGCAATATGCCGTAAGGCCACTTAAATTCCAGTTTCTAAACCTTGGGTCAAGTTTACAGGGCTTAAAATCCTGATCGTAGGCGAACCATTGAAAAATGTCAGACCTGCCTTTTAGATGGTAACTTTTGATTATTTCTTTCCATATCTTAGGCGAGTTTGTTATCCAGGGGTTATTGAGATCTGAAAGATGATAGGTTAATGATGGATCTTTAGAGATAACTTTATCCCACTCGATAAAGTACTGCTCTGGTTTTCAATGGATTCCGAATCTATACGAGAACTTAGATTTAAATAGGGGATTAAATGCCCCCTGGTAATAGCTgctataatttattttttaagaggGCCATAATTTATTCTAATTTGGATAGTTCTAATGGTAATAAGATTCCCAGGTATTTTATGAATTTCTTATCCGAGGCCATTTGTTACCTGGAGCGAAGATACTGAAGGGGGTTGTagtgaatagaatagaatagaacatAATAtaagctttattgtcattgcattGAATACAGAGTACTCTGAATACTCTGTATTTAATGCATGGCAATCCCAGCCCATTTGATACCCGGATACTGAGGGGGGTTGTagtgaatagaatagaatagaatataagCTTTATTGACATTGCATTGAATACAGAGTATTCAGAGTACTCTCCGATGAGGCGTAAAGCATGGGTGAGAGGTTACACACATGGTCCCGTCCTCGCCAGATTCAGCGATTATTCTAGAAGGAACCGGCATAGCTGAAAttcgctgcagcacagggactctGTGTTAGTGTCTATAGGCGAACAGAGCAAACTGGCTGCTTCACTTTGCAAATTTATTCTCTAGCTAAgcggtgaagaaacatggcagacattgtgtttacatctcgtacgcgagctcccgccccccctcattccttattggtgggctcAAAAATTTGCGGAACCAGTGGTATGTTGTCCTCGGcccttttagcaggcaggcaaAGTTTTACTAAGATGACGTCAAATGCGTCTTTTGACGTCATCTCAGGAGAAAATTTGATCAGGAAAGCTGGGCCAAGGAAAGTctgggttagactgaggggaaaaaaaactttttttttatgttacaatagcaattttataatgatagaacgccggttctgaatCAGTGAAGTATCCCTTCAAAGAGCAGCTGCCATTGAGTGGGGTGCTTTGACTTGTAAATGGCTTCCACCGCTGACTTTGTGTGAACATATTTTCCGTCCATATTGGACTAAGCAGAACCACAATAGTGGAGAGGTGGAGAATCCCTGCATGTTATTTAAAATTTCTTTACTCTGGCGGATCAATCCCCATGAACCAGACACAACTCACGTAGAGACAGCGGAAGTCGGTTTGCAGCTAAATTAGCAGCAAAATGGTTGAAATTCAGTGTTGTAGTAGATAATATAAaacttttggttttggttttggaAATGGCTAAAGCCCTCACGGCTCCAGTGCAAACAAGCGTCAAACCTGTTTGTGTCAGATTATTATCAGCACTTCAGTTGTTGTTGCGGGAAACAGGAAACTTGTTGTGtcagacaaaacaaaaacactttttgTATGACATGACATTGACCCAAATACACTTTAGTTGGGCGGTATGACTCTTTAAGGGAGTTCCATGCTGTAGGAATGAAAGCATGACATACAGATGTCAGATACAGAATGCCAACAGCATGCCAACATCTGACCACAGAGCACTATACAGTCCCCCATGGGCTGTGTTGTGTAGGATACGCCAAACAGAGAAGAACCAAATCAGGTGGAGGCCATTAGAGTTCTTAAACTGACTCAAGTGGTGCTCACTGCAGAGCAAAATAGCTGATTGGGTTTTATGCTGGTCAATCAACCCGGttaaggttaggtttagggggttagggtaaggttatggttaggggtTATGGCTAAgtttatgggttagggttatgcttCGGTTTAGGGGTTACGGTAGGTTTACGGGGTTATGGCTAAGTTTATGGGTTAAGGTAGGGTTATGGTTAAGTttaggggttaaggttaggttcAGGGGGTTAAGGTAGGGTAATGTTTAGGTTTAGAGATTATTGTTAGAACTGTAGGTTATGGTTACGGTAAGGGTTAGGTGGAAAATAAATCGGGTTTCCGTGATGGATCGTGCAGTGATACTCAAACGTGCagatttatttgttatttttgtttgttcccGTTGTCCCTACTTCCGTCACGCCAGAGCCATGACACGCCAAGAGCTTCTCCAGGGCTATAGCTAGATGCTAGTCCAACTTGCCCTTCCAAGTTGTATGAGTGAGCTGGAGTGGAGCTGGACCTGCGACGGGGTTACGGGTGCTGCCTGCCCTTGGACCTAGAGGTAAAGCAGGACTTGTCTAGCTCCACCCATTGGCTCTGCAGTGAACAGTCACTCAATGGTCCACCTATCAGTGTACGATAAATTGGTTACTCTCAAGAAAATACCAGAAAATAATCTGACGCATTTGATCTGATCTACTTAGTCTGCAATGGTGGGGTTCCAAAAACCTTTACATGGCAGTAAACTCACAAATGCTTGAGTTAAACAGAATGCCCTACCTCCCAGGGAATAGACACAGATGTGCGAAATTACTACATTTGTTGTCTATTTTGACAAAATGATAATTTATTATTAGGGGGCCAAGCACAAAGTGCGAGGCAACCTTTTGTAATTGTTCGTTTTATAAGGGTTCCTACGAATGACGTTGGAACAATATTGAAATTGTTAGTATTATAAaaagaattctgactttttggCTCCAAAATTGATAGGCTTCTAGAACTCGTAAAATGAGTACGGGAATCAAAAGATGTAATGCGTTACCCCCAGGgttggactggccatctggcctaccgggcatcgtcccggtgggccgttaacccaatgtgggccgggccggtccggtccactatgtttgttttttttctctctctctaaattccctccaattgggccggccaataTACTACAGAGGGCTAGTGAACATATAAATTTGTTCACTAAGTGTCACTAGGCCTACAACACAAAAAGGCTACATGGCTACATGTACTTGTCAGAACAAAGATACTgagtgtagctggctggctgcggacgaggaagtagggcaatatatatatatctatatatcttgcCCTAAATATAATCATAAATTGAGAAttgaatatatttttatctatagctgtgtgaaaaagtctaagggccctattttaacggtctgaaacgcaagtgggaagcgcaaagcgcaagtagctttgtgggcggttctacggcgctatcgctattttacaggcggataaatgacgcttgcgccgcggcgcaagtgtcaaaagggttggtctgaagcagcctaattacccgtaggtgtggtttgggcgtaacgtgcaacaaaccaatgagagtgccagctcccatcccctttaagagccatgagcgcatttgaatcggacgagttgatattttgacagcgcgtctgcagtctccgatgagacagatgcacatgaatttcaaactgcaaatggcttagtttattgccaaataatatgttcacacatggaataaggggttttcttccacaacttcagaaatactgagtcctcaaatacatttcggcaaagaaaacgtatgataggctataacatatgatatgcggtaactgtggttctatttaatgatgtacgcaatacattataaacattgtttcttatgagtattgtatgctatcctaatatgcatgtgtccccgcggtaatagacattgccattgattgtattatgcgttacgtgtttagtttgcccaagtgaaggagttcaagtacctcggggtcttgttcgcgagtgagggaactatggagcgtgagattggccggagaatcggagcagcgggggcggtattgcgttcgctttaccgcaccattgttacgaaaagagagctaagccgcaaggcaaagctctcgatctaccggtcgatcttcgttcctatcctcacctatggtcatgagggttgggtgatgaccgaaaggacgagatcgcgggtacaagcggccaagatgagttttctcagaagggtggctggcgtctcccttagggatagggtgagaagctcagccatccgtgaggaactcggattagagccgctgctcctttacttagaaaggagtcagctgaggtggttcgggcatctggtaacgatgcccactgggcgccttccttgggaggtgtttcaggcacgtccagtggggaggagacctcggggaagacccaggactaggtggagagattatatctcaacactggcctgggaacgcctcgggatccccccgtcagagctggtcaatgtggcccgggaaagggaagtctggggccccctgcttgagctgctccccccgcgacccgaccccggataagcggacgaagatgagatgatgatgagagtgtttagtttgcatgtgtttaaacagagcacacacgcgcgcccgcattcattcattctttttaacactcactcgcggtaaaacaatgtttttcacgatcaaataggcctactcatcaatcctaaaagttatgggcatgtaggcctacacaatgtctgtgtcaagaaaatatgtgtttgctgtacggtgtttgcagatgcattgatttaaaagtacaacttattaccgctgcatcagctgttctttcccaaataatttaccaagaatgtgcggctaggtagatgagagaagcaaagtgtatgcgcgaggtgcacaagcaatccgtatgcatcgcatgcgcatgtatgcatgcgcccttaaaatagcatctgaacaacgcgccactgactttaaaccaggtatttcctggtcagtagcgcaatggtattcagagatggcaaaataccgtttgcgccagaacacgcctcctccttccgccgaaccgccccttggggcgcatgatcaatccctaatttaccggcgagtggcgctggtgggaaaagaacactctccgccagttgtaaactagcaacgacacatgcgccagtgactaagtcacttgcgccgggtgcaagatagggccctaaaacatgaattacaggtctgaatagatatgcattctcttATACGTGTacgtatgtgcacatgtatacatacatgtgcacatacacgttcTCTATtaaaattctctatttatggtttcataatgactgagtcaccgttaaaacaaatgagtttcagctctaatgctgctactgtctgtaatatgtttctatttaaattatttgtcaggatattttgttattattgtccgagtctggttttaactaatgctgggcttacaccaaaagattttcacggtcacagactaaaaactgcgagagagaatttagcgttggatcaagtgagatatttaacaagggttttgtagatatgtagatatgGGGGGTGGAGATGCATCGACCACAGGAGGTCAGTTAatttcctgttcgggtttcacacctgtcttgtcagcagcacaagagacacaaacttgaagaaaaaaaagcaacaactgctatttacagtgctgtactattattcggatgtatGCACttcattaaattgttttaatcaagtGCATAGAGGGTTCTTCCctttcgtctcgtcccacccctgtgctgataatgtagtgggctggactggacagaaaatgccagggctgaatttttgtcccagtccacccccaaCAAGTGTTGGGGGTAACGCATTACAAAGTAACTAACAATTAGGGTTGGGCGATGTCCAGGAAATAGCCGATCGACGATGTTGAAAGCAAAACATGATGGTGATGGCCGATGGCATCGgcgggtcgggggggggggttgttgttgcgtattttattattttttagtttagTTATTCTACTCATGTGAACGAGGTAGATTACTTTGTTTCCCTTGCGAAAAAATTTGTTTTCATAGTTACATAGTGTGATGAAATGAACTGTATGTAGTAAGAGTAGCCgcccgggtgggggggggccatCGCCGTTGCCATCGCATGGACATCCCATCGGACCAACCCTGGtaacaatattatatttttgggtaacgaagtaaagtaacgcattacatttaaaatatcggtAGTTACACTTCTTTACTAGACTATAGTAACGCGATTTCCTACGTTCACCAAGCCGTCTTTGCCTGCGTGTAAAGTTCTGTTCTGttgtggtgcgtgcgtgcgtgct includes these proteins:
- the LOC115533642 gene encoding uncharacterized protein LOC115533642 — its product is MDSAKNFHLAARSFFVKAVEYATAKLPLHDPVLEHSRFVDFRQKMDTTLDDVLYFVHRFNHHLPYNQPREQDQRNDEFLEFQMMEEEDIPASIWGEAVIRTNEVGEYHRMAHLWVYLGNLKNRASGTFKFPKLFKVAQVVLSMPHSNVDAERTFSLIGLNKADTRNRLSLEGTLSSIMTMKMSSLEPCFRYEPPAEVVKQAKTATVALEFLCISIYSYETGLKYSG